The genomic window GGCAACCCGCTGGAGGACAAGGCCAAGAAGATCACCGTCGACCAGATGGCCATCTCCTACGACTTCACCCTGGGCATCGGCGGCAAGCAGGGCAAGGTCCACGAGGCCTACCTGAAGGCCCTCGAGCGGGTCATGCTCGGCGAGATCACGGCCCAGGAGGGCGTGGACTGGCTGGAGGAGCAGGTGAACGCCATTCTGGCCCAGCCCGACTAAGGCTCACTGCACGCATAGAGGCCGGCGGCTTCTGAGCAGCCGCCGGCCTTCCTGCAAGGAGGGTCGATATGCGCACACAGGCTCCCGCCAGACCTGCCGGCCGCCTGCGCAAGTGGTGGTCGGGAATCAACTGGCGCACCACCGCCGTGGCCTACCTGTTTATGCTGCCGGCCCTGGTCATCATCGCGCTGTTCGTCTTCTGGCCCATCATCTACGGTCTGCCCCTCGCCTTCACCAACTACTCCGTGGTGGGGGAGACCCGCTGGGTGGGCCTCGCCAACTTCCGCAGGTTGATGCACGACCCCTACTTCTGGGATGCGCTGAAGAACAGCGTGCTGTACGTGGCGGTGGTGCCGGTGATCCAGATCGGCTCCATCATCCTGGCCGTCCTGGTGAACCGCCCGCTCAAGGGCGTGGGAATCTTCCGCACCGCCTACTACCTCCCCGTCGTCACCTCGTCCATCGCGGCGGGCATCGCCTGGAAGTGGCTCTACGATTACAAGGGGATCATCAACGCCCCGCTGCTCGAGTGGGGCATCATCGACAAGCCGATCTACTTCCTGAGCGACAACCGGATCGCGCTCTGGGCGGTCATGGCTATGACGGCCTGGAAGGGGTTCGGCTACTACATGGTCATCTACCTGGCCGGCCTGCAGTCCATCCCCAAGGAGCTGGAGGAGGCCGCCCAGATCGACGGCGCAGGCAGGCTCGGCGTGCTGCGGCACGTCACGATCCCGCTGCTCAGGCCCTTCGCCCTGATCGCCACGCTGATGTCCGTGATGGGCGCCCTCCGGGTGATGGAGGAGGTGCTGGCCATGACCGGCGGCGGGGCCGACACCAACGTCGTGGCGCTCTACAGCTACCAGACCGCCTTCCAGCACTTTGAGTTCGGCTACGGTGCCGCCCTGGGCTGGGTGATGGCCCTCATCATCTTCGCCTTCTCGCTGGTCACCTTCCGGCTCAACAAGGGAGGGTTCAAGCCAGAATGACC from Symbiobacterium terraclitae includes these protein-coding regions:
- a CDS encoding carbohydrate ABC transporter permease, yielding MRTQAPARPAGRLRKWWSGINWRTTAVAYLFMLPALVIIALFVFWPIIYGLPLAFTNYSVVGETRWVGLANFRRLMHDPYFWDALKNSVLYVAVVPVIQIGSIILAVLVNRPLKGVGIFRTAYYLPVVTSSIAAGIAWKWLYDYKGIINAPLLEWGIIDKPIYFLSDNRIALWAVMAMTAWKGFGYYMVIYLAGLQSIPKELEEAAQIDGAGRLGVLRHVTIPLLRPFALIATLMSVMGALRVMEEVLAMTGGGADTNVVALYSYQTAFQHFEFGYGAALGWVMALIIFAFSLVTFRLNKGGFKPE